A window from Vigna angularis cultivar LongXiaoDou No.4 chromosome 7, ASM1680809v1, whole genome shotgun sequence encodes these proteins:
- the LOC108337497 gene encoding serine/threonine-protein kinase RIPK isoform X2, translating into MSSRRQGISHKFSLGVSHVDQMSTKRNTWKSVILILGCYKVKCPLEESEKQVLKQGSFQRLCLSDVSNSSSTQAIEDLSISFAGSKLYAFTLEELREATNSFSWSNMLGEGGFGPVYKGFVDDKLRPGLKAQTVAVKRLDLDGLQGHREWLAEIIFLGQLRHPHLVKLIGYCYEDEHRLLMYEYMPRGSLENQLFRKYSAAMPWSTRMKIALGAAKGLVFLHESDKPVIYRDFKASNILLDSDFTAKLSDFGLAKDGPEGEDTYVTTRIMGTQGYAAPEYIMTGHLTTKSDVYSYGVVLLELLTGRRVVDKSRSNGGKSLVEWARPLLRDQKKLYSIIDCRLEGQFPMKGAMKVAMLAFKCLSPHPNARPTMCDVVKVLEPLQDFDDVFIGPFVYVAVSENGNKHKI; encoded by the exons ATGAGTTCTAGAAGACAAGGAATCTCCCACAAATTTTCTCTAGGTG TTTCACACGTAGACCAAATGAGTACTAAAAGGAACACATGGAAGTCTGTGATCTTGATCTTAGGTTGTTACAAGGTTAAGTGTCCCCTGGAGGAATCAGAAAAACAGGTTTTGAAACAAGGGTCTTTCCAGAGGCTGTGTTTATCTGATGTGAGCAATTCAAGCTCCACTCAGGCCATTGAAGATCTTTCAATTTCCTTTGCTGGGTCCAAACTTTATGCATTCACACTTGAGGAGCTAAGGGAAGCAACAAACAGTTTCTCATGGAGTAATATGCTAGGAGAAGGAGGGTTTGGACCTGTGTACAAGGGTTTTGTGGATGACAAACTTAGGCCTGGTTTGAAGGCTCAGACTGTTGCTGTGAAAAGGTTGGACTTGGATGGCTTGCAGGGTCACAGGGAGTGGCTG GCAGAGATTATATTTCTTGGACAGCTAAGGCATCCACATCTTGTCAAGTTAATTGGGTACTGTTATGAGGATGAACACAGACTGTTGATGTATGAATACATGCCAAGAGGCAGCTTGGAGAATCAACTCTTCAGAA AATACTCTGCTGCTATGCCATGGTCAACCAGGATGAAAATTGCATTAGGAGCTGCCAAAGGTCTGGTCTTCCTTCATGAATCAGATAAGCCTGTAATATACCGCGATTTCAAAGCTTCAAACATTTTACTAGACTCG GATTTCACAGCTAAACTCTCAGACTTTGGTCTAGCCAAGGATGGCCCAGAAGGGGAAGACACATATGTAACAACACGCATAATGGGAACACAAGGATATGCTGCTCCTGAGTACATAATGACAG GTCACCTTACAACCAAGAGTGATGTGTATAGCTATGGAGTGGTGCTGTTGGAATTGCTTACAGGAAGACGAGTAGTGGATAAGTCTCGGTCGAATGGTGGGAAGAGCTTAGTGGAATGGGCAAGGCCTTTGCTGAGAGATCAGAAAAAACTTTATAGCATCATAGATTGTAGACTAGAAGGACAATTTCCCATGAAAGGAGCCATGAAAGTTGCTATGTTGGCTTTCAAATGCTTGAGTCCTCACCCAAATGCAAGGCCAACTATGTGTGATGTGGTGAAGGTGTTGGAGCCACTTCAGGACTTTGATGATGTTTTCATTGGACCCTTTGTGTATGTTGCCGTTAGTGAAAATGgtaacaaacataaaatatag
- the LOC108338320 gene encoding G-protein coupled receptor 1, whose product MAASVAHGGTLTAHDRQILTAVNAGASSLSLAGSTFIVLCYLLFKELRKFSFKLVFYLALADMLCSFFSIIGDPFKGLFCYAQGYSTHFFCVASFLWTTTIAFTLHRTVVKHKTDVEDLEAMFHLFVWGTSLVMTVMRSIGNDHRHLGAWCWTQTGRTGKAVHFVTFYMPLWGAILYNGFTYFQVIRMLNNATRMAVGMSSQTFVSDTRDNMRALNRWGYYPLILIGSWAFGTINRIHDFFEPNHKIFWLTFLDVGTAALMGLFNSIAYGLNSSVRRAICERLDKFWPERLSRWLPNNLKYKNLQQESELVLFKTEEDQ is encoded by the exons ATGGCGGCCTCCGTCGCACACGGCGGTACTCTCACTGCGCACGATCGCCAGATTCTGACGGCGGTGAACGCCGGAGCGTCGAGTCTGTCGTTGGCCGGTTCCACCTTCATTGTACTCTGCTACCTTCTCTTCAAGGAGCTTCGCAAGTTCTCCTTCAAGCTTGTTTTCTACCTCGCTCTCGCT GATATGCTTTGCAGTTTCTTCAGCATAATAGG GGACCCGTTCAAAGGTTTATTTTGTTATGCTCAGGGCTATAGCACACATTTCTTTTGTGTGGCATCTTTTCTGTGGACTACAACAATTGCTTTTACCCTGCACCGCACTGTTGTAAAACACAAAACTGATGTTGAAGATTTAGAGGCCATGTTTCACTTGTTTGTCTGGG GTACTTCCTTGGTTATGACTGTTATGCGCTCTATCGGTAATGACCATAGACATTTAGGTGCATGGTGTTGGACTCAAACAGGTCGCACAGGGAAG GCGGTTCATTTTGTAACATTTTACATGCCACTCTGGGGTGCAATTCTGTATAATGGGTTCACATACTTTCAAGTAATTCGCATGCTGAATAATGCAACCCGT ATGGCGGTTGGTATGTCAAGCCAAACTTTCGTGTCAGATACAAGAGATAACATGAGG GCTCTGAATCGCTGGGGATACTATCCACTAATTCTGATTGGATCATGGGCTTTTGGAACTATTAACCGTATTCATGATTTTTTTGAACCCAACCATAAAATCTTTTGGCTCACATTTCTTGATGTTGGAACAGCTGCTCTTATG GGCCTCTTTAACTCAATTGCTTATGGTCTCAACTCTTCTGTACGTCGGGCAATTTGTGAAAGACTGGACAA GTTCTGGCCTGAGAGATTATCCAGATGGCTCCCTAACAATTTGAAGTATAAGAATCTACAGCAAGAAAGTGAACTAGTTTTGTTCAAAACGGAAGAAGATCAATAA
- the LOC108337497 gene encoding serine/threonine-protein kinase RIPK isoform X1, with protein MSSRRQGISHKFSLGESEVACERKLQSRFVAVSHVDQMSTKRNTWKSVILILGCYKVKCPLEESEKQVLKQGSFQRLCLSDVSNSSSTQAIEDLSISFAGSKLYAFTLEELREATNSFSWSNMLGEGGFGPVYKGFVDDKLRPGLKAQTVAVKRLDLDGLQGHREWLAEIIFLGQLRHPHLVKLIGYCYEDEHRLLMYEYMPRGSLENQLFRKYSAAMPWSTRMKIALGAAKGLVFLHESDKPVIYRDFKASNILLDSDFTAKLSDFGLAKDGPEGEDTYVTTRIMGTQGYAAPEYIMTGHLTTKSDVYSYGVVLLELLTGRRVVDKSRSNGGKSLVEWARPLLRDQKKLYSIIDCRLEGQFPMKGAMKVAMLAFKCLSPHPNARPTMCDVVKVLEPLQDFDDVFIGPFVYVAVSENGNKHKI; from the exons ATGAGTTCTAGAAGACAAGGAATCTCCCACAAATTTTCTCTAGGTG AATCAGAAGTAGCTTGTGAAAGAAAGTTACAGAGCAGGTTTGTTGCAGTTTCACACGTAGACCAAATGAGTACTAAAAGGAACACATGGAAGTCTGTGATCTTGATCTTAGGTTGTTACAAGGTTAAGTGTCCCCTGGAGGAATCAGAAAAACAGGTTTTGAAACAAGGGTCTTTCCAGAGGCTGTGTTTATCTGATGTGAGCAATTCAAGCTCCACTCAGGCCATTGAAGATCTTTCAATTTCCTTTGCTGGGTCCAAACTTTATGCATTCACACTTGAGGAGCTAAGGGAAGCAACAAACAGTTTCTCATGGAGTAATATGCTAGGAGAAGGAGGGTTTGGACCTGTGTACAAGGGTTTTGTGGATGACAAACTTAGGCCTGGTTTGAAGGCTCAGACTGTTGCTGTGAAAAGGTTGGACTTGGATGGCTTGCAGGGTCACAGGGAGTGGCTG GCAGAGATTATATTTCTTGGACAGCTAAGGCATCCACATCTTGTCAAGTTAATTGGGTACTGTTATGAGGATGAACACAGACTGTTGATGTATGAATACATGCCAAGAGGCAGCTTGGAGAATCAACTCTTCAGAA AATACTCTGCTGCTATGCCATGGTCAACCAGGATGAAAATTGCATTAGGAGCTGCCAAAGGTCTGGTCTTCCTTCATGAATCAGATAAGCCTGTAATATACCGCGATTTCAAAGCTTCAAACATTTTACTAGACTCG GATTTCACAGCTAAACTCTCAGACTTTGGTCTAGCCAAGGATGGCCCAGAAGGGGAAGACACATATGTAACAACACGCATAATGGGAACACAAGGATATGCTGCTCCTGAGTACATAATGACAG GTCACCTTACAACCAAGAGTGATGTGTATAGCTATGGAGTGGTGCTGTTGGAATTGCTTACAGGAAGACGAGTAGTGGATAAGTCTCGGTCGAATGGTGGGAAGAGCTTAGTGGAATGGGCAAGGCCTTTGCTGAGAGATCAGAAAAAACTTTATAGCATCATAGATTGTAGACTAGAAGGACAATTTCCCATGAAAGGAGCCATGAAAGTTGCTATGTTGGCTTTCAAATGCTTGAGTCCTCACCCAAATGCAAGGCCAACTATGTGTGATGTGGTGAAGGTGTTGGAGCCACTTCAGGACTTTGATGATGTTTTCATTGGACCCTTTGTGTATGTTGCCGTTAGTGAAAATGgtaacaaacataaaatatag